One Lacunisphaera limnophila DNA window includes the following coding sequences:
- a CDS encoding serine/threonine-protein kinase, which produces MNRDEDIFAEALELPATARAAYLARACAGDPVRLARLTALLGAHDAARSFLEQPVTARPPEPATEAPGTVIGPYTLRQRLGEGGCGVVWLAEQTTPLRRTVALKVIKPGMDSQRVIARFEGERQTLALLTHPDIARLYDAGTTAAGRPYFVMEYVEGIPITRFCDEHSLPMAGRLELFARVCVALQHAHQRGIIHRDLKPSNILVALRDGQPAPKLIDFGIAKATAGRLSDESLFTEMGLLVGTPAYMSPEQAELRDVDIDTRSDVYALGVLLYELLTGRPPYDPKELVRAGLLEIRRIIREVEPPRPSTVIGTLTDSDRRSVARLRGAPAPRLTADLRGDLDWIVMRCLEKDRDRRYGTAAALAEDVRRHLRQEPVEARPPSTVYRLRKFTARHRLACASAALVTVSLIGGIVASTQQARRARAAEQVAAAERDLARAAQQAETLARTDAQRRQAQAEDLLTFMLGDFRTELQKSGRLEPLAAVGDKALAYFTALDPRDLSDAALTRQAKALTQLGEVRLEQGDFPAAGQAFTAAFDRAAALAVRHPANGDMLFERGQAEFWLGLAARRRGDRDSQREWLLRYRDTARALGAAEGPTARAQLEAVYAHHNLAVLDTDTGNLAAARVGFLAEQALLEPLLAAQPGDGELRYSLADVASWLGSVAERDGRFADAAGHYTAMAARYAALARDEPTVVRWRQEEIHAVTFRARVLAVQGHRAEAAQLFAEASTRQRALVAEDRSNRTRLSALVSLNLHQIALLLDAGSTTEASLLLAEAQAAATPLATAEPASLNFARLLAAAHRQSARLDFAAGRFPSARASLEAAREILERLLQDNRADPWVRHEAALVAILAGRVARATGQDDAAQALWRDAYARIIPFTPGSHDWRLLEPAAVSARLAGLAAAARPPADLLKTFGYHSVDPLNRADLAEAESSATSNPSQPP; this is translated from the coding sequence TTGAACCGCGACGAGGACATTTTTGCCGAAGCCCTGGAGCTGCCCGCCACCGCGCGGGCCGCCTACCTGGCGCGCGCCTGCGCAGGTGATCCGGTCCGACTCGCCCGCCTCACCGCCCTGCTCGGCGCGCACGACGCCGCACGCAGTTTCCTTGAACAGCCCGTCACCGCGCGCCCCCCAGAGCCGGCCACCGAGGCCCCGGGCACGGTCATCGGTCCGTACACCCTGCGCCAGCGCCTCGGCGAGGGCGGCTGCGGGGTGGTCTGGCTGGCCGAGCAGACCACGCCCCTGCGACGCACCGTGGCCCTCAAGGTCATCAAGCCCGGCATGGATTCGCAGCGAGTCATCGCCCGGTTCGAGGGCGAGCGCCAGACGCTGGCCCTGCTGACCCACCCCGACATCGCCCGCCTTTACGACGCCGGCACCACGGCCGCCGGCCGGCCGTATTTCGTGATGGAATACGTCGAGGGCATCCCCATCACGCGGTTTTGCGACGAACACAGCCTGCCCATGGCCGGGCGCCTGGAGCTGTTCGCCCGGGTCTGCGTCGCCCTCCAACACGCCCACCAACGGGGCATCATCCACCGCGACCTCAAACCCTCGAACATCCTCGTTGCGCTCCGGGACGGCCAGCCGGCCCCCAAGCTCATCGACTTCGGCATCGCCAAAGCCACCGCCGGCCGGCTCAGCGACGAAAGCCTGTTCACCGAGATGGGACTGCTTGTCGGCACGCCCGCCTACATGAGCCCGGAACAAGCCGAGCTGCGCGACGTCGACATCGACACCCGCAGCGACGTCTATGCCTTGGGCGTGCTCCTCTACGAGCTGCTGACCGGCCGGCCCCCTTACGATCCCAAGGAACTCGTGCGCGCCGGCCTGCTCGAGATCCGGCGCATCATCCGCGAGGTGGAGCCCCCGCGGCCCTCGACCGTCATCGGGACGCTGACCGACAGCGATCGCCGCAGCGTCGCCCGCTTGCGTGGCGCCCCCGCCCCGCGGCTGACGGCGGACCTGCGCGGGGACCTCGATTGGATCGTGATGCGCTGCCTGGAAAAGGACCGCGACCGGCGCTACGGCACCGCCGCCGCCCTCGCCGAGGACGTGCGTCGTCACCTGCGCCAGGAACCCGTCGAGGCCCGCCCGCCCTCCACCGTTTACCGGCTCCGCAAATTCACCGCCCGGCACCGCCTGGCTTGTGCCAGTGCCGCGCTCGTGACCGTCAGCCTGATCGGGGGCATTGTCGCCAGCACGCAGCAGGCCCGCCGGGCCCGCGCGGCCGAGCAGGTGGCCGCCGCCGAGCGCGACCTCGCGCGGGCCGCGCAGCAGGCAGAGACCCTCGCCCGCACCGATGCGCAGCGCCGCCAGGCCCAGGCCGAGGACCTGCTGACCTTCATGCTGGGTGATTTCCGCACGGAGTTGCAAAAGTCCGGCCGGCTGGAACCCCTCGCGGCCGTCGGCGACAAGGCCCTCGCCTACTTCACCGCGCTGGATCCGCGCGACCTGAGCGACGCCGCACTGACCCGTCAGGCCAAGGCGCTGACCCAACTCGGCGAGGTCCGCCTCGAGCAGGGCGATTTTCCGGCCGCCGGGCAGGCCTTCACCGCGGCCTTCGACCGGGCCGCCGCCCTCGCCGTCCGCCACCCGGCCAACGGTGACATGCTCTTCGAACGCGGCCAGGCCGAGTTCTGGCTGGGGCTGGCCGCCCGCCGCCGGGGCGACCGGGATTCCCAGCGGGAGTGGCTGCTCCGCTACCGCGACACGGCCCGCGCCCTCGGCGCCGCCGAGGGGCCGACGGCCCGCGCCCAGCTGGAGGCCGTCTACGCCCATCACAACCTGGCGGTGCTCGACACCGACACCGGCAATCTCGCCGCCGCGCGGGTGGGCTTCCTGGCCGAGCAGGCGCTCCTGGAGCCGCTCCTCGCGGCGCAGCCGGGCGACGGCGAACTGCGGTACAGCCTCGCGGACGTGGCGTCCTGGCTGGGCAGTGTCGCGGAACGCGACGGACGATTCGCGGATGCGGCCGGACATTACACCGCCATGGCCGCCCGCTACGCCGCGCTGGCGCGGGACGAGCCGACAGTAGTCCGCTGGCGACAGGAAGAAATCCATGCCGTGACTTTCCGGGCCCGCGTGCTCGCTGTCCAGGGACACCGGGCGGAAGCGGCGCAGCTGTTCGCCGAGGCCAGCACGCGGCAGCGCGCCCTGGTGGCGGAGGACCGCAGCAACCGGACCCGCCTTTCCGCGCTGGTCAGCCTCAACCTGCATCAAATCGCGCTTCTCCTCGATGCGGGCTCGACCACGGAGGCTTCGCTTCTCCTGGCTGAGGCGCAGGCGGCCGCCACCCCGTTGGCGACGGCCGAGCCCGCGTCGCTGAACTTTGCCCGGCTGCTGGCCGCGGCCCACCGGCAGTCCGCCCGGTTGGACTTCGCGGCCGGCCGTTTCCCCTCAGCGCGGGCTTCACTCGAAGCCGCGCGGGAAATCCTCGAACGCCTTCTGCAGGACAACCGCGCGGATCCCTGGGTGCGCCACGAGGCCGCCCTCGTCGCGATCCTCGCCGGCCGCGTGGCCCGCGCAACCGGCCAAGACGATGCGGCCCAGGCACTGTGGCGCGACGCCTATGCCCGGATCATACCGTTCACCCCGGGCAGCCATGACTGGCGCCTGCTGGAGCCTGCGGCGGTGTCCGCCCGGCTCGCCGGTCTGGCCGCGGCGGCGCGACCGCCCGCCGACCTCCTGAAAACTTTCGGTTACCACTCCGTCGACCCGCTCAACCGGGCGGACCTCGCGGAGGCCGAATCGTCCGCCACCTCCAACCCAAGTCAGCCGCCATGA
- a CDS encoding ECF-type sigma factor yields the protein MQPDAAPSPLPRLDPADPRAAEVLLPLVYDELRRLAAARMAREAPGQTLQATALVHEAWLRLGGEHQPAWANRAHFFAAAAEAMRRILIDNARRKLALRHGGQLEKLSASDTAFDLPAAATDDRELLLINDALDALAAHDPRKADLVKQRYFIGLTLEESAEVLGISVRTAKRDWVYARTWLYHEVQRLRG from the coding sequence GTGCAGCCCGACGCAGCTCCCTCCCCTCTCCCGCGGCTTGACCCGGCCGACCCGCGGGCGGCGGAGGTGCTGCTCCCCCTGGTCTATGACGAACTGCGCCGCCTCGCGGCCGCCCGGATGGCCCGCGAGGCGCCGGGCCAGACCCTCCAAGCCACGGCCCTCGTCCATGAGGCTTGGCTGCGGCTGGGGGGCGAACACCAACCCGCCTGGGCCAACCGCGCGCACTTTTTCGCCGCCGCTGCCGAGGCCATGCGGCGCATCCTCATCGACAACGCCCGCCGCAAGCTCGCCCTCCGCCACGGCGGCCAGCTCGAGAAACTCAGCGCCAGTGACACCGCCTTCGACCTGCCCGCCGCGGCCACCGATGACCGCGAGCTCCTGCTGATCAACGACGCGCTCGACGCCCTGGCCGCCCACGACCCGCGCAAGGCCGACCTGGTGAAACAACGCTATTTCATCGGCCTCACCCTGGAGGAGTCCGCCGAGGTGCTCGGCATCTCCGTCCGCACCGCCAAGCGCGACTGGGTCTACGCCCGCACCTGGCTCTACCACGAAGTCCAGCGCCTCCGCGGCTGA
- a CDS encoding intermembrane phospholipid transport protein YdbH family protein: MNLTLSRSRLLMSALILAVLLLVAAVAARLFLTGLAFDAVLKHAGASEIRFEVTQASLWQVVMKDVGFLLDLQPFTAERVSLERAHWWTPSLGSLRVESARVPIRLHDPARSPAPERKPAGAVILPFEEISIDGQVVIQADGQADQALTVTIEARPGPGKIWAGSARVSAPGLAGRGEGTYDLASEALVFRVPELALDLKPWAAFAQQVLPLPENDWTVEGQVSGSLEGRWADGALTGTGRVSWRDGRATSTKQAITATGIEADLELSDLAQLVGKAGTVRIREVQTGKLTLSALAADFTMAGMDHLTVNHATLETLGGRVTAEPFRLVPSQAELDAVFRVEGIQVEQVMALTESLPAKATGRVNGRVPVRLTKEGLRLGTGWLGLMPGVQAEIEFNAKGLLTGGASAGTPTFAVLQKIESGLLRLRISELRLDIRPTDAPEGRSAQLHLKGEPVDREVKAPVILDLNVNGPLEKLINLGMDSRLSVGTKP; encoded by the coding sequence ATGAACCTGACCCTTTCTCGATCCAGGCTGCTCATGTCAGCGCTGATCCTGGCCGTCCTGCTGCTGGTCGCGGCCGTCGCGGCGCGGCTGTTCCTGACCGGGCTTGCCTTTGACGCGGTGCTCAAGCACGCGGGAGCGTCGGAGATCCGGTTTGAAGTCACGCAGGCATCGCTATGGCAGGTCGTGATGAAGGATGTCGGATTCCTGCTGGACCTGCAGCCGTTCACCGCGGAGCGGGTGTCGCTCGAGCGGGCGCACTGGTGGACGCCCTCGCTGGGCTCGCTGCGCGTCGAGTCGGCGCGGGTGCCGATCCGCCTCCATGATCCCGCCCGGTCTCCGGCACCCGAACGGAAGCCGGCGGGGGCGGTGATCCTTCCCTTTGAAGAAATCTCGATCGACGGGCAGGTCGTCATCCAGGCCGATGGACAGGCGGATCAGGCCCTGACGGTCACGATTGAGGCCCGGCCGGGGCCGGGAAAAATCTGGGCGGGCAGCGCGCGGGTGAGCGCCCCGGGCTTGGCCGGGCGCGGGGAGGGCACCTACGACTTGGCGTCCGAAGCTCTGGTTTTCCGGGTGCCGGAACTGGCGCTCGATCTCAAACCCTGGGCCGCGTTTGCGCAGCAGGTCCTGCCGTTGCCCGAGAATGACTGGACGGTGGAAGGTCAAGTCAGCGGCAGTCTCGAGGGCCGCTGGGCGGACGGGGCGTTGACCGGGACCGGGCGCGTGAGTTGGCGTGACGGCCGGGCAACCTCGACCAAGCAGGCCATTACCGCGACCGGCATCGAGGCCGATCTGGAACTTTCTGACTTGGCCCAGCTGGTGGGCAAGGCCGGCACCGTGCGCATCCGCGAAGTGCAGACGGGCAAGCTCACCCTGAGCGCCTTGGCGGCGGATTTCACGATGGCGGGGATGGATCACCTCACCGTGAACCACGCCACCCTGGAGACGCTGGGGGGGCGGGTAACCGCGGAACCTTTCCGCCTGGTGCCGAGCCAGGCGGAGTTGGATGCGGTCTTTCGCGTGGAGGGCATCCAGGTCGAGCAGGTGATGGCGTTGACGGAATCCCTGCCGGCCAAAGCGACCGGACGGGTGAACGGGCGCGTACCGGTGCGCCTCACCAAGGAGGGCTTGCGCCTGGGGACCGGCTGGCTCGGGCTGATGCCCGGCGTCCAGGCGGAGATCGAATTCAACGCCAAAGGGCTGCTCACCGGCGGGGCATCCGCCGGCACGCCGACCTTTGCGGTGCTGCAAAAGATCGAATCCGGCCTGCTCAGGCTGCGAATCAGCGAGTTGCGCCTCGATATCCGCCCGACCGATGCCCCCGAGGGGCGCTCGGCCCAGCTGCACCTGAAAGGCGAACCGGTCGATCGCGAGGTCAAGGCGCCGGTCATCCTCGATCTCAACGTCAACGGGCCGCTGGAGAAACTCATCAACCTGGGCATGGATTCGCGCTTGAGCGTCGGAACCAAACCCTGA
- a CDS encoding YnbE family lipoprotein, whose protein sequence is MHRRLLLSTTFVPLLLGGCLNVKTEPIEVKPIHITVDVNVRVERALDDFFGDLDEKSTTIEPSKS, encoded by the coding sequence ATGCACCGTCGCCTGCTCCTTTCCACCACCTTCGTGCCGCTGCTGCTGGGTGGCTGTCTCAACGTCAAGACCGAGCCCATCGAGGTCAAACCGATCCACATCACGGTGGACGTGAACGTGCGGGTCGAGCGCGCGCTGGATGACTTCTTCGGCGACCTCGACGAGAAATCCACGACCATCGAACCTTCCAAATCCTGA
- a CDS encoding YdbL family protein, with the protein MHRLRFLTLLFALGVVAVSAFAAESAADIRRRMEQRLPVIDRLKTAETVGENNRGLLEVRGAGGAEAGAVVAEENRDRQAVYALIAKETGATADSVGQARAKQIAAHSRGGVWVQDASGAWKKK; encoded by the coding sequence ATGCACCGCCTCCGTTTCCTCACCCTTTTGTTCGCCCTTGGTGTCGTCGCCGTGTCGGCTTTCGCCGCCGAGAGCGCCGCGGACATCCGCCGCCGCATGGAGCAACGCCTGCCGGTGATCGACCGGCTCAAAACCGCCGAGACGGTCGGCGAGAACAACCGCGGCCTGCTCGAGGTGCGCGGCGCCGGCGGCGCCGAGGCCGGGGCGGTGGTGGCCGAGGAAAACCGCGACCGCCAAGCGGTCTACGCCCTGATCGCCAAGGAGACCGGCGCGACCGCCGACTCCGTCGGCCAGGCCCGCGCCAAGCAGATCGCCGCCCACAGCCGCGGGGGCGTGTGGGTGCAAGACGCCAGCGGGGCGTGGAAGAAGAAGTGA
- the dgt gene encoding dGTP triphosphohydrolase, translating to MPKNRFYNAFDMQEWGSSRKPDYRTPFQIDRDRIIHAHAFRKLQSKTQVFLSGEYDFYRTRLTHSMEVAQIGRSICAWLLSRGDPLGDDFFIDADLVEASSLSHDMGHPPFGHSGERTLQELMKRRGGFEGNAQTLHLLCETMYQNESGVKGMQPTRALLDGVLKYKKLYTEFATPPLNHFIYDTQAPVREWVFGGARIPGPLMRGEALNDFKSVECQIMDWADDAAYSLNDIVDGVRAGFLNVERVERWAAGEAIGALEQRHLDSFFDAVRKDRLENTFSKKIGHFIQACRLKTRDNFMAEKTHRYAYDLVIEETARAEAEFFKKMANDIIFESPQLEQLEHKARVIINALFNAIWENYVQRNERVIRILPTNVSRLIETEKTQDGKARRICDFLAGQTDGMVVRTYRRLFDPEFGSFRDLS from the coding sequence ATGCCGAAAAACCGTTTCTACAACGCCTTTGACATGCAGGAGTGGGGCAGCAGCCGGAAGCCCGACTACCGCACCCCTTTCCAGATCGATCGCGACCGGATCATCCACGCGCACGCCTTCCGCAAGCTGCAGTCGAAGACTCAGGTCTTCCTGAGCGGCGAATACGATTTCTACCGCACGCGGCTCACCCACTCGATGGAGGTCGCGCAGATCGGCCGGTCCATCTGCGCCTGGCTGCTCAGCCGCGGCGACCCGCTGGGCGACGACTTCTTCATCGACGCGGACCTCGTCGAGGCCAGCAGCCTGTCGCACGACATGGGGCATCCGCCCTTCGGCCACAGCGGCGAGCGCACGCTGCAGGAGCTGATGAAGCGCCGCGGCGGTTTCGAGGGCAACGCCCAGACACTGCACCTGCTCTGCGAGACCATGTACCAGAACGAGTCCGGCGTGAAGGGCATGCAGCCCACGCGCGCGCTGCTCGACGGCGTGCTCAAGTACAAGAAGCTCTACACCGAGTTCGCGACCCCGCCGCTCAATCACTTCATCTACGACACGCAGGCCCCGGTGCGCGAGTGGGTCTTCGGCGGCGCCCGCATCCCCGGCCCGCTGATGCGCGGCGAGGCGCTCAACGACTTCAAGAGTGTCGAGTGCCAGATCATGGACTGGGCCGACGACGCGGCCTATTCGCTCAACGACATCGTGGACGGCGTGCGCGCGGGATTCCTGAACGTGGAGCGCGTGGAGCGCTGGGCGGCGGGTGAGGCCATCGGGGCGTTGGAGCAGCGGCACCTCGACTCGTTCTTTGATGCCGTTCGGAAAGACCGGCTGGAAAACACCTTTTCCAAGAAGATCGGTCACTTCATCCAGGCCTGCCGGCTGAAGACCCGGGACAATTTCATGGCGGAGAAGACCCACCGCTACGCCTACGACCTCGTCATCGAGGAAACCGCGCGCGCCGAGGCCGAGTTCTTCAAGAAGATGGCCAACGACATCATTTTCGAGAGCCCGCAACTCGAGCAGCTGGAGCACAAGGCGCGGGTCATCATCAACGCCCTCTTTAACGCGATCTGGGAAAACTACGTCCAGCGCAACGAGCGCGTGATCCGGATTTTGCCCACCAATGTCAGCCGGCTGATCGAGACCGAGAAGACCCAGGACGGGAAGGCCCGCCGGATCTGCGACTTCCTCGCCGGCCAGACGGATGGCATGGTGGTGCGGACCTACCGGCGGCTGTTTGACCCGGAGTTCGGATCTTTTCGGGACCTAAGCTGA
- a CDS encoding arsinothricin resistance N-acetyltransferase ArsN1 family B, with protein sequence MLRLATPADAADITAIYNHYVLHTIVTFEEEPITAKEMAQRITEVLATGRPWFVWEENGRVLGYSYASGWKSRCSFRFSLETTVYLAADATRRGLGTILYTALIEALRKTKTHALIGGISIPNPGSIALHEKLGFQKIGHFKEVGWKFDQWIDVGYWELVL encoded by the coding sequence ATGCTCCGCCTCGCCACGCCCGCCGACGCCGCCGACATCACGGCCATCTACAACCACTACGTCCTGCACACGATCGTGACCTTCGAGGAGGAACCGATCACCGCCAAGGAAATGGCGCAGCGCATCACCGAGGTCCTCGCCACCGGCCGGCCCTGGTTCGTGTGGGAGGAAAACGGCCGCGTCCTCGGCTACAGCTACGCCAGCGGCTGGAAATCCCGCTGCTCCTTCCGCTTCTCCCTCGAGACCACGGTCTACCTGGCCGCCGACGCCACCCGCCGCGGTCTGGGGACGATCCTCTACACCGCGCTGATCGAGGCCCTGCGGAAGACCAAGACCCACGCCCTCATCGGTGGCATCTCGATTCCCAATCCCGGCAGCATCGCCCTGCACGAGAAACTCGGTTTCCAAAAGATCGGCCACTTCAAGGAAGTCGGCTGGAAATTCGACCAGTGGATCGACGTCGGCTATTGGGAACTGGTCCTCTGA
- the galB gene encoding beta-galactosidase GalB, whose translation MRLLLLAATLLISLPVSVLAAEAPPRERLSFNEGWLFSRTDAEWVLGQLDYANAKPWLLASAADFFGPTSPQTARPRGNFGGGFTHVQADFDDRGWRPLTLPHDWGIEGPFKQEYPGDTGKLPWWGVAWYRKHFDLPATDAGRRIVLEIDGAMAHSLVWLNGQFVGGWPYGYSSYQLDLTPYIKPGQPNVLAIRLDNPTESSRWYPGSGLYRNVWLTKTNPVHVAPWGAIVTTPKVTAEAAQVSIQVLTDNDSATNAALSLSTELFALDDTGRKSAALGQPITVTIEPGRQASTTQTLRVPQPRLWSVTHPHRYVAVTSITQDGRLVDRLETPFGIRTAVFDADRGFRLNGEVVPIRGVCNHHDLGALGSAINLRALERQLEILRAMGCNAIRTSHNPPAPELLDLCDRMGFLVMDEAFDCWAKGKNRHDYHVQFPDWHEADLRALVRRDRNHPSVILWSIGNEVIEQWFADGQEGWKLAARLAGIVREEDRTRPVSAGFNGEISGYNGYQHVLDAIGYNYRIKEYARFREINPAIPLFGAETASALSSRGVYFFPISDDKIDPASRADFQVSSYDLYAAPWATPPDVEWRAADAVPGYAGEFVWTGFDYLGEPTPYNADLTNLLNFSDPAEKERQKQLLTELGRIPTPSRSSYFGIIDLAGFPKDRYYFYQARWRPDLPMAHLLPHWTWPERAGEITPIHAYTSGDEAELFLNGRSLGRKQRGPGEYRLRWDDVKYAPGEVKVVAYKQGAVWAEAVQRTAGPAARLKAKADRRELTADGRDLSFVTVRIEDADGVLAPRAENRVAFAVSGPAEIVATDNGDPTSFESFQSKERAAFNGLVLVVVRTQPGTTGPITLTATSPGLAPAEVSLTAK comes from the coding sequence ATGCGCCTGCTCCTGCTTGCCGCCACCCTGCTCATCTCCTTGCCGGTCTCCGTCCTCGCCGCCGAAGCCCCGCCCCGGGAGCGCCTCTCCTTCAATGAGGGCTGGCTCTTCAGCCGCACCGACGCCGAATGGGTGCTCGGCCAGCTCGACTACGCCAACGCCAAGCCCTGGTTGCTGGCCTCGGCCGCCGACTTTTTCGGCCCCACCAGTCCGCAAACCGCGCGCCCGCGCGGCAATTTCGGCGGGGGCTTCACCCACGTGCAGGCCGACTTCGATGACCGCGGCTGGCGCCCGCTGACGCTGCCCCATGACTGGGGCATCGAGGGTCCCTTCAAGCAGGAATACCCCGGCGATACCGGCAAACTCCCGTGGTGGGGCGTCGCCTGGTACCGCAAGCACTTTGACCTGCCCGCCACCGATGCCGGCCGCCGCATCGTCCTCGAAATCGACGGCGCGATGGCCCACTCCCTCGTCTGGCTCAACGGCCAGTTCGTCGGCGGCTGGCCCTACGGCTATTCTTCCTACCAGCTCGACCTGACCCCCTACATCAAGCCCGGCCAGCCGAACGTCCTCGCCATCCGCCTCGACAACCCGACGGAATCCTCGCGCTGGTACCCGGGCAGCGGCCTCTACCGCAATGTGTGGCTCACCAAGACCAACCCGGTCCACGTCGCCCCCTGGGGTGCCATCGTCACCACACCCAAGGTCACGGCCGAAGCCGCGCAGGTCAGCATCCAGGTCCTTACGGACAACGACTCGGCCACCAACGCCGCGCTCAGCCTCAGCACCGAGCTCTTCGCCCTCGACGACACGGGCCGCAAATCCGCCGCCCTCGGCCAGCCCATCACGGTCACCATCGAGCCCGGCCGCCAGGCCTCGACCACCCAGACCCTCCGCGTGCCACAACCCCGGCTCTGGAGCGTGACCCACCCCCACCGCTACGTCGCCGTGACCAGCATCACGCAGGACGGCCGGCTCGTCGATCGCCTCGAGACGCCTTTCGGCATCCGCACCGCGGTCTTTGACGCCGATCGTGGCTTCCGCCTCAACGGCGAGGTCGTGCCGATCCGCGGCGTGTGCAACCACCACGACCTCGGCGCCCTGGGCTCCGCCATCAACCTCCGCGCCCTCGAGCGCCAGCTCGAGATCCTCCGCGCGATGGGCTGCAACGCCATCCGCACCAGCCACAACCCGCCCGCGCCCGAGCTGCTCGATCTCTGCGACCGCATGGGCTTCCTCGTCATGGACGAAGCCTTCGACTGCTGGGCCAAGGGCAAGAACCGGCATGATTACCACGTGCAGTTCCCCGACTGGCACGAGGCCGACCTGCGTGCCCTCGTCCGGCGCGACCGCAACCACCCCAGCGTCATCCTGTGGAGCATCGGCAACGAGGTCATCGAGCAATGGTTTGCCGACGGCCAGGAGGGCTGGAAACTGGCCGCCCGGCTCGCCGGCATCGTCCGCGAGGAGGACCGCACCCGCCCGGTCAGCGCCGGTTTCAACGGCGAGATCAGCGGCTACAACGGCTACCAGCACGTGCTCGACGCCATAGGCTACAACTACCGCATCAAGGAGTACGCCCGCTTCCGGGAGATCAACCCCGCCATCCCGCTCTTCGGGGCCGAGACCGCCTCCGCCCTCAGCTCGCGCGGGGTGTACTTTTTCCCGATCAGCGACGACAAGATCGATCCCGCCAGCCGCGCCGACTTCCAGGTCAGCAGCTACGATCTCTACGCCGCCCCGTGGGCCACCCCGCCTGACGTGGAGTGGCGCGCCGCCGACGCCGTGCCCGGCTACGCCGGCGAGTTCGTCTGGACCGGCTTCGACTACCTCGGCGAGCCCACGCCCTACAACGCCGACCTCACCAACCTGCTCAACTTCTCCGATCCCGCCGAGAAGGAGCGCCAGAAGCAGCTTCTCACCGAACTCGGCCGGATCCCCACGCCATCCCGCAGCTCCTACTTCGGCATCATCGACCTGGCCGGCTTCCCCAAGGACCGCTACTATTTCTACCAGGCCCGCTGGCGCCCCGACCTGCCCATGGCCCATCTCCTCCCGCACTGGACCTGGCCCGAACGCGCCGGCGAAATCACGCCCATCCATGCCTACACCTCCGGCGACGAGGCCGAACTGTTCCTCAACGGCCGGTCCCTGGGCCGCAAGCAACGCGGTCCGGGCGAATACCGCCTGCGCTGGGACGACGTGAAATACGCGCCCGGCGAGGTGAAGGTGGTCGCCTACAAGCAGGGCGCCGTCTGGGCCGAAGCGGTCCAACGCACCGCCGGACCGGCCGCGCGTCTCAAGGCGAAGGCCGACCGTCGCGAACTCACGGCTGACGGCCGGGATCTCTCATTCGTCACCGTGCGGATCGAGGACGCCGACGGCGTGCTCGCGCCCCGCGCTGAGAATCGCGTGGCCTTCGCCGTCAGCGGCCCGGCCGAGATCGTCGCCACCGACAACGGCGATCCCACGAGCTTCGAATCCTTCCAGTCCAAGGAGCGCGCCGCCTTCAACGGCCTCGTGCTGGTGGTCGTCCGTACCCAGCCGGGCACCACCGGCCCGATCACCCTCACCGCCACCTCCCCCGGCTTGGCCCCTGCCGAAGTCAGCCTGACCGCCAAGTAA
- a CDS encoding HD domain-containing protein, producing MNPEPVLSPAERLRRQVAFIAEVDKLKEIFRQTIVTQSRRAENSAEHSWHFALMIMVLAEHSNHQPLDVLRVLKMVLIHDLVEIDAGDTFAYDTKNMADQHAREAVAATRIFGLLPPDQSAEFRALWDEFEARATPEARFAAACDRFHPMLLNCLTDGHAWQKHGITHDRVHARNAHVAEGSTAIWEYAVRMIDEAVAKGHLAPGPK from the coding sequence GTGAATCCCGAACCTGTCCTCTCCCCCGCCGAACGTCTGCGCCGCCAGGTCGCCTTCATCGCCGAGGTCGACAAGCTGAAGGAAATCTTCCGCCAGACCATCGTCACCCAGAGCCGGCGAGCCGAGAACAGCGCCGAGCATTCCTGGCACTTTGCCCTCATGATCATGGTGCTCGCCGAGCACTCCAACCATCAGCCCCTCGACGTACTGCGCGTGCTGAAGATGGTGCTCATCCACGACCTCGTGGAGATCGACGCTGGCGACACCTTCGCCTACGACACCAAAAACATGGCCGACCAGCACGCGCGCGAGGCCGTGGCCGCCACCCGCATCTTCGGCCTCCTCCCGCCGGACCAGTCCGCCGAATTCCGCGCACTGTGGGACGAGTTCGAGGCCCGGGCCACCCCCGAGGCTCGTTTCGCCGCCGCCTGCGACCGCTTCCACCCGATGCTGCTGAACTGCCTCACCGACGGCCACGCCTGGCAGAAGCACGGCATCACCCACGACCGCGTCCACGCCCGCAACGCCCACGTGGCCGAGGGCTCGACCGCAATCTGGGAATACGCCGTCCGCATGATCGACGAAGCCGTGGCCAAGGGCCACCTGGCGCCCGGTCCGAAGTAA